DNA from Serinibacter salmoneus:
CGTGCAGGCCCGCCCCGACGGCGTGAGCGTGGGCTATCAGGTCGACGCCCCGGTCGGGCGGTGCTATCTGATGGCGTCCACGGTGCCCGCCGCGCTCGCCACGGCCCCGGTTGTGGTGACCACGAATACTCACGAACTCCGGGTGGCCGTGTGGTCGCACCCGGGCGACCCCCAATTGCCGGGCCTGGCCGAGGCATGCGACCTGGAACGGGTGCGCGCCTGGCTGCCCGAGGCCCGTGGGTTGGAGTTGATGACGTACCGCGCGCTGCGCCGCGCCGTGATCAAGGTGACGGGCCGGCAGGGGCCGCTCGCCTACCTCAAGGTGGTGCGACCGGCGGCGGCACCCGCGCTCGCGTTGCGGCACCGCGGGTTCCCGGGGGCTCCCCGGGTGCTGGGCAGCCCCGCTCCCGGCGTGCTGGCGCTCGAGCCACTCGCAGGCGGGACGCTGGCCGCATGGGTCGCCGCCGGGGGTGCCCCCGTGCCGCTGGCGCGTCTGATCGGCGCACCGGTCCCGGGGGCCGCGGCGATCCCCAGGGTCCCGCCCGTCTCGGAGCGGCTGTCCGAGCACGTCCGGATGATCGAGCCGCGCGTGGTCGGGACGCAGCGCCGCCACCTGCTGGACCTCAGCCGGGATCTCCACGGTGCGTTGGCGGCGAGTGCCGCACCACGACCCGTGGTGCTCACACACGGTGATCTGCACGGGG
Protein-coding regions in this window:
- a CDS encoding aminoglycoside phosphotransferase family protein, yielding MTSPGEDRTLLTGAERTALVRAALHLRRPTPLSVHVERVQARPDGVSVGYQVDAPVGRCYLMASTVPAALATAPVVVTTNTHELRVAVWSHPGDPQLPGLAEACDLERVRAWLPEARGLELMTYRALRRAVIKVTGRQGPLAYLKVVRPAAAPALALRHRGFPGAPRVLGSPAPGVLALEPLAGGTLAAWVAAGGAPVPLARLIGAPVPGAAAIPRVPPVSERLSEHVRMIEPRVVGTQRRHLLDLSRDLHGALAASAAPRPVVLTHGDLHGDNVIVDAAGRPCGVLDVDRCGPGFLLDDVACLLAHTEVSAAMNDGAARDHLAAAAQAWWRQAMHPALRRHTDPAALAARTAASILALAGVCPDGTVPSVLDLADAYLRRGHQRKDAS